In a single window of the Zea mays cultivar B73 chromosome 5, Zm-B73-REFERENCE-NAM-5.0, whole genome shotgun sequence genome:
- the LOC100384188 gene encoding uncharacterized protein LOC100384188 precursor, with translation MPPRAVPSSSPLPLALAAVAIVVVALAVSSCSATTDAPGLGVGAREMVARDDPKCEEMVPCTFRRCIQYCVSIGLQPKGFCNSKPNMQVYCCCVIP, from the exons ATGCCGCCGAGGGCAGTGCCGTCGTCGTCTCCCTTGCCTCTTGCACTCGCCGCCGTCGCCATAGTCGTCGTAGCACTTGCCGTTTCCTCCTGTTCCGCGACCACCGATGCTCCAG GCCTGGGAGTGGGAGCGAGAGAGATGGTGGCACGGGACGACCCCAAGTGCGAGGAGATGGTGCCCTGCACCTTCAGGCGCTGCATCCAGTACTGCGTCAGCATCGGGCTGCAGCCCAAGGGGTTCTGCAACTCCAAGCCCAACATGCAGGTCTACTGCTGCTGCGTCATCCCCTAG